A genomic stretch from Halococcus saccharolyticus DSM 5350 includes:
- a CDS encoding CaiB/BaiF CoA transferase family protein — protein MRLDGVRVLDLTRYLPGPYATQLLADAGADVLKIEDTDGGDPVRGMALTDADGTLFDAVNHGKRSVALNLKSDAGREAFFALAADADVLIEGFRPGVTGRLGIDDDSVREHSPEIVYCSLSGYGATGPRRARAGHDLNYAAFSGLLDMTRHGPDSRPSIPGVPVADMAGGLFAAFSIVGALYSRELGNTGGEYIDVAMTDVLLSFSQAIAPDAFADRTPSPRPGETALTGALPWYDVYETADGGYVTLAALEPAFWQAFCETVDREDLVDSHGSTDPAIRKALREDLSDVFATRTRAEWDEQFEGVDATVEPVRTLSEAIDHPQTAARDVIERSADAPPRIGFPVQSSDHADAAERVPEHGEHTAAVLREAGYDDTDLERLRETGAAGFGN, from the coding sequence ATGCGACTCGACGGCGTTCGCGTGCTCGATCTCACGCGCTACCTCCCCGGTCCGTACGCCACCCAGCTCCTCGCCGACGCCGGCGCGGACGTGCTGAAAATCGAGGACACGGACGGCGGTGATCCGGTTCGCGGGATGGCGCTCACCGACGCCGACGGAACCCTCTTCGACGCCGTGAACCACGGCAAACGAAGCGTCGCGCTCAATCTCAAGTCCGATGCGGGCCGCGAGGCGTTCTTCGCGCTCGCCGCCGACGCCGACGTGCTGATCGAGGGGTTCCGCCCCGGCGTGACCGGCCGCCTCGGGATCGACGACGATTCCGTGCGCGAGCACAGCCCCGAGATCGTCTACTGTTCGCTGTCGGGCTACGGCGCGACCGGGCCCCGGCGAGCACGCGCCGGTCACGACCTGAACTACGCCGCGTTCTCGGGTTTGCTCGACATGACGAGGCACGGTCCCGACTCGCGACCGTCGATCCCCGGCGTCCCCGTGGCCGACATGGCTGGCGGCCTCTTCGCGGCGTTTTCGATCGTCGGCGCGCTCTACTCACGCGAACTCGGCAACACCGGTGGCGAGTACATCGACGTCGCCATGACCGACGTGTTGCTCTCGTTCTCACAGGCGATCGCGCCCGACGCGTTCGCGGATCGAACGCCCAGTCCACGGCCCGGCGAGACCGCGCTGACCGGCGCGCTGCCGTGGTACGACGTCTACGAAACCGCCGACGGTGGCTACGTGACTCTCGCGGCGCTCGAACCCGCGTTCTGGCAGGCCTTCTGCGAGACAGTCGACCGGGAGGACCTCGTCGACAGTCACGGAAGCACCGACCCGGCGATCCGCAAAGCGCTGCGCGAGGACCTGTCAGATGTGTTCGCCACCAGGACCCGTGCGGAGTGGGACGAACAGTTCGAGGGTGTCGATGCGACTGTCGAGCCCGTCCGCACCCTCTCGGAAGCGATCGATCACCCACAGACCGCCGCCCGTGACGTGATCGAACGATCCGCAGACGCACCGCCACGGATCGGATTTCCGGTACAGTCGTCCGACCACGCCGACGCCGCCGAACGAGTGCCTGAGCACGGCGAGCACACTGCCGCGGTGCTCCGCGAGGCTGGCTACGACGATACCGACCTCGAACGCCTTCGCGAGACTGGGGCCGCAGGATTCGGCAACTGA
- a CDS encoding alpha-hydroxy-acid oxidizing protein: MTDEPSESSEPYGENRQRDVYASGMLADDPPDHPVRYADLERKGKEALSEEAAAYVAGGAGTESTVAENRRAFDDWRIVPRMLRDVAERDLRVDLLDQELEVPLLLAPLGVLSIVHDEGELAVARAAADRDVPMVLSSASSYTMEEVADELGETPKWFQLYWSADPDIAHSFIDRAEKAGYDGIVVTLDTPLLGWRERDIEQGYLPFLDGEGVANYFSDPAFRDRLDVPPEENEGSAVMEFIDIFGDPSLTWEDLAALREETDLPLVVKGVLHPEDAERAVECGADGVIVSNHGGRQVDGAIGALAALSGVVEAVDVPVLFDSGIRGGADVVKAIALGADSVLLGRPYAYGLAIDGEAGVGSVLDDFLADLDLTLALSGHTSFDDLDRSVLIDRRGPGSDGP, translated from the coding sequence ATGACGGACGAACCATCGGAATCGTCGGAACCCTATGGTGAAAACCGCCAGCGCGACGTCTACGCGTCGGGAATGCTCGCCGACGACCCGCCCGACCATCCGGTTCGGTACGCCGACCTCGAACGCAAAGGCAAGGAAGCGCTGAGCGAGGAGGCCGCGGCCTACGTCGCCGGCGGGGCCGGCACGGAGAGCACGGTCGCGGAGAACCGCCGCGCGTTCGACGACTGGCGGATCGTCCCCCGGATGCTCAGAGACGTCGCCGAGCGCGACCTCCGGGTCGACCTCCTCGATCAAGAGCTGGAAGTTCCGCTCCTGCTGGCCCCGCTCGGCGTGCTCTCGATCGTCCACGACGAGGGCGAGCTCGCGGTCGCGCGGGCCGCCGCCGACCGCGACGTGCCGATGGTGCTGAGCTCGGCGTCGTCCTATACGATGGAGGAGGTCGCCGACGAACTCGGCGAGACGCCGAAGTGGTTCCAGCTCTACTGGTCGGCCGATCCAGACATCGCTCACAGCTTCATCGACCGAGCCGAAAAAGCGGGCTACGACGGGATCGTGGTCACGCTCGATACCCCACTGCTGGGCTGGCGCGAGCGCGACATCGAGCAAGGCTACCTCCCCTTCCTCGACGGCGAGGGCGTGGCGAACTACTTCTCGGACCCGGCCTTCCGCGACCGCCTCGACGTCCCACCGGAGGAGAACGAGGGCTCGGCAGTGATGGAGTTCATCGATATCTTCGGCGATCCGTCGCTGACGTGGGAGGACCTCGCCGCGCTCCGCGAGGAGACCGACCTGCCACTCGTCGTCAAGGGCGTGCTCCACCCCGAGGACGCCGAGCGTGCGGTCGAGTGCGGTGCGGACGGCGTGATCGTCTCGAACCACGGCGGCCGCCAGGTCGACGGCGCGATCGGCGCGCTCGCGGCGCTCTCCGGCGTAGTTGAGGCCGTCGACGTTCCCGTGCTGTTCGACAGCGGCATCCGGGGCGGCGCAGACGTCGTGAAGGCGATCGCGCTCGGGGCCGATAGCGTCCTGCTCGGACGGCCCTACGCTTACGGCCTCGCGATCGACGGCGAGGCGGGCGTCGGGAGCGTTCTCGACGATTTCCTCGCGGATCTCGACCTGACGCTCGCGCTTTCGGGACACACGAGCTTCGACGATCTCGATCGGTCGGTTCTGATCGACCGTCGTGGACCCGGTTCGGATGGTCCCTGA